In a genomic window of Lacrimispora sp. BS-2:
- a CDS encoding alpha-glucosidase/alpha-galactosidase, with amino-acid sequence MVKITFMGAGSTIFARNVLGDCMCTPVLRDARIALYDIDPVRLSDSELILNAINKNVNQGRADIKTYLGEENRKEALSGATFVVNAIQVGGYDPCTITDFEIPKKYGLKQTIADTLGIGGIMRGLRTIPVMEDFARDMEDVCPDAYFLNYTNPMAILTGYMQRYTSIKTIGLCHSVQVCSETLLKGLDMEDKLEGRTELIAGINHMAWLLKLHDRDGNDLYPVIRQKALEKNQTEKHKDMVRFEYINHLGYYCTESSEHNAEYNPLFIKSRYPEMIEEFQIPLDEYPRRCIKQINEWEEEKNSILNNGQITHERSHEYASYIMEAIVTNKPYKIGASVLNHGLIDNLPADACVEVPCLVDGSGITPCHVGRIPTQLAAMNMTNINPQLLTIEAARNRDRKTIYQAAMLDPHTAAELNIKDIRAMVDELIAAHGSYMKMYH; translated from the coding sequence ATGGTAAAAATAACTTTTATGGGGGCAGGAAGCACGATATTTGCAAGAAATGTCTTAGGTGACTGCATGTGCACTCCCGTACTCCGGGACGCCAGGATCGCTCTTTACGACATTGATCCGGTCCGCCTTTCGGATTCAGAGCTCATCCTGAATGCAATCAACAAAAATGTAAATCAGGGACGGGCTGATATAAAAACTTATCTGGGAGAGGAAAACCGGAAGGAAGCCTTGTCCGGTGCCACCTTTGTAGTAAACGCCATTCAGGTGGGCGGATACGATCCCTGTACCATAACTGACTTTGAAATCCCTAAAAAGTACGGCTTAAAGCAGACCATTGCGGATACCCTGGGAATCGGCGGCATCATGCGGGGTCTAAGAACCATTCCCGTTATGGAGGATTTTGCCAGAGACATGGAAGATGTTTGCCCGGATGCTTACTTCTTAAATTATACCAATCCCATGGCTATCTTAACTGGATACATGCAGCGTTATACGTCCATTAAAACCATTGGTTTATGCCACAGCGTCCAGGTATGCTCAGAAACCTTATTAAAGGGGCTTGATATGGAGGATAAGCTGGAAGGGCGGACAGAATTAATCGCAGGAATCAACCATATGGCCTGGCTCTTAAAGCTCCATGACAGGGATGGAAACGATCTTTATCCCGTCATCCGCCAAAAAGCCCTTGAGAAAAACCAGACAGAAAAACATAAAGATATGGTCCGCTTTGAATACATCAACCATTTGGGCTATTATTGTACGGAATCCAGCGAACACAATGCAGAATACAATCCATTGTTCATAAAATCCAGATATCCGGAAATGATCGAAGAATTCCAGATTCCCTTAGATGAGTATCCGAGGCGCTGTATCAAGCAGATCAACGAATGGGAGGAAGAAAAGAACTCGATACTAAACAACGGCCAGATCACCCATGAACGTTCTCATGAATACGCCTCCTATATTATGGAAGCGATTGTGACTAATAAGCCCTATAAAATCGGAGCAAGCGTATTAAACCACGGGCTGATCGATAACCTTCCTGCCGACGCCTGCGTAGAGGTTCCCTGTCTGGTAGACGGAAGCGGAATTACTCCCTGCCATGTGGGACGCATTCCTACCCAGCTGGCAGCCATGAACATGACAAATATAAATCCACAGCTTCTCACCATAGAGGCAGCCCGTAACAGAGATAGAAAAACCATTTACCAGGCAGCCATGCTGGATCCTCACACCGCCGCCGAACTGAACATAAAAGATATCCGCGCTATGGTGGATGAACTTATTGCAGCCCATGGCAGCTACATGAAAATGTACCATTAA
- a CDS encoding AraC family transcriptional regulator has protein sequence MSEKQTTYKNVAGFRCLRNIKRQTNDLYLVHCGIQQCPPGYTYDHKIPNEYHLHFVIGGAGSLEVNGKRYDLKTDDIFLIPKGHPVLYNADCKNPWEYMWITFDGEMAEAYLSYASLSPQLPAIHSQIPNQLYLPMIHKILDTSELTFANEIKRVGYLYEILSTLIEMQNTIRIIKKNQHDYSIDTYVDYALQYIKLNYDHIKVQDIADYIGINRSYLTSIFKKQLHVSPQEYLMRFRLNIAAHQLSATSLSIQEIATGIGYHNPLTFSKIFKQEFGVSPKHYREEKRQP, from the coding sequence TTGAGTGAAAAACAGACAACTTATAAGAATGTAGCCGGGTTCCGCTGCTTAAGGAACATCAAACGGCAGACCAATGATCTGTACCTGGTTCACTGCGGAATCCAGCAGTGTCCTCCCGGATACACCTACGACCACAAGATTCCAAATGAATATCACCTGCACTTTGTGATAGGCGGCGCAGGGTCCCTGGAAGTTAATGGAAAACGGTATGATTTAAAAACCGATGACATCTTTCTCATTCCCAAGGGCCATCCCGTTCTTTACAATGCTGATTGCAAAAACCCCTGGGAATACATGTGGATCACCTTTGACGGAGAAATGGCGGAGGCTTATTTAAGCTATGCGAGCCTGTCTCCACAGCTCCCAGCCATCCATTCCCAGATTCCCAATCAGCTTTATCTTCCCATGATACACAAAATACTGGATACCAGCGAGCTGACCTTTGCCAATGAAATCAAACGGGTGGGATACTTATACGAAATACTGTCCACCCTGATCGAAATGCAGAATACCATAAGAATCATTAAAAAGAACCAGCACGACTATTCCATCGATACTTATGTGGATTATGCCCTTCAGTATATTAAGCTGAACTATGATCACATCAAAGTCCAGGACATTGCGGACTACATTGGGATCAACCGCTCCTATTTAACCTCAATCTTCAAAAAGCAGCTTCACGTTTCACCTCAGGAATACTTAATGAGGTTCCGGCTTAACATTGCCGCCCACCAGCTTTCCGCCACATCCTTATCCATTCAGGAAATCGCCACAGGAATCGGATATCATAACCCTTTAACCTTTTCCAAAATATTCAAACAGGAATTCGGCGTCAGCCCCAAGCATTACAGGGAAGAAAAACGGCAGCCATAA
- a CDS encoding DUF1858 domain-containing protein — protein sequence MQIQKDMLIGALLEMDENIAPMLMRAGMHCLGCPASQGESLEEACQVHGIDCDVLVSQINEVLADK from the coding sequence ATGCAGATCCAAAAGGATATGTTAATAGGCGCATTGCTAGAAATGGACGAGAACATTGCACCTATGTTAATGCGTGCAGGTATGCATTGCCTCGGTTGTCCGGCATCTCAGGGTGAGTCCCTGGAGGAAGCCTGCCAGGTTCATGGAATAGACTGTGATGTTCTGGTTTCCCAGATTAATGAAGTGTTAGCAGACAAATAG
- the pflB gene encoding formate C-acetyltransferase → MRTEWRAFTGGVWEREINVRDFIQKNYTPYDGDDSFLAGPTTETNALWAQVMDLSKQERDAGGVLDMDIKTISTITSHGPGYLNKDKETIVGFQTDKPFKRSLQPYGGIRMAEKACADNGYTIDPEVKKFFTVHRKTHNAGVFDAYTQEMRDCRSNHIITGLPDAYGRGRIIGDYRRVALYGIDRLIEDKEEQKDTTRTTMYSDVIREREELSEQIRALKELKELGRIYGLDISKPAANVKEAIQWLYLAYLAAVKEQNGAAMSLGRTSTFIDVYAQRDLEEGTFTEEDIQEAVDHFIMKLRLVKFARTPEYNELFSGDPTWVTESIGGVGIDGRHLVTKTSFRYLHTLKNLGTAPEPNLTVLWSTKLPENFKRFCAKTSIESSSIQYENDDLMRVTHGDDYAIACCVSSMRVGKEMQLFGARANLAKCLLYAINGGIDEVTKNQVGPKYRPITSEYLDYEEVMAAYKDMMSWLARVYVNTLNVIHYMHDKYSYERIQMALHDKKVTRWFATGIAGLSVVADSLSAIKYAKVKTVRDENGIVVDYIVEGDFPKYGNNDDRVDQIANDLVHTFMNYIKGNHTYRGGIPTTSILTITSNVVYGKNTGATPDGRKKGEAFAPGANPMHHRDTHGAVASLASVAKLPFKDAQDGISNTFSIVPGALGKEDQIFTGDLEVDLELALNEDQK, encoded by the coding sequence ATGAGAACAGAATGGAGAGCCTTCACAGGCGGTGTTTGGGAACGGGAGATCAACGTCAGGGACTTTATACAGAAAAATTACACTCCTTATGATGGAGATGATTCTTTTCTTGCCGGACCAACCACAGAAACAAACGCTCTTTGGGCGCAGGTTATGGACTTATCCAAGCAGGAACGGGATGCCGGCGGCGTCCTGGATATGGATATAAAGACCATTTCCACCATCACCTCCCACGGGCCGGGATATTTAAATAAAGATAAAGAAACAATCGTAGGTTTTCAGACCGATAAGCCTTTCAAACGTTCTTTACAGCCTTACGGCGGCATCCGTATGGCAGAAAAAGCCTGTGCAGATAATGGTTATACCATTGATCCTGAAGTCAAGAAATTTTTTACAGTTCACAGAAAGACACACAATGCCGGTGTTTTTGACGCTTATACCCAGGAAATGCGCGACTGCCGTTCCAACCACATCATCACAGGCCTTCCGGATGCTTATGGCCGCGGACGTATTATCGGAGATTACCGCCGGGTGGCCCTGTACGGCATTGACCGCCTGATTGAGGATAAGGAAGAACAGAAGGATACGACCCGTACCACCATGTACTCTGACGTGATCCGGGAAAGAGAAGAGCTTTCTGAGCAGATCCGTGCCCTTAAAGAATTAAAGGAGCTGGGAAGAATCTATGGCCTTGATATTTCCAAACCGGCCGCCAATGTAAAAGAAGCGATCCAGTGGCTGTACTTAGCTTACCTTGCCGCTGTCAAGGAGCAGAACGGAGCCGCCATGTCCTTAGGCCGTACCTCCACCTTTATTGACGTATATGCACAGAGAGATTTAGAAGAGGGGACCTTTACCGAGGAAGATATCCAGGAGGCTGTAGACCATTTCATCATGAAGCTTCGTCTGGTCAAATTTGCCCGTACTCCGGAATACAATGAGCTGTTCTCCGGCGATCCTACCTGGGTAACAGAATCCATCGGAGGAGTCGGCATTGACGGACGCCATCTGGTGACCAAGACCTCCTTCCGCTACCTCCACACCCTTAAGAATCTGGGAACAGCTCCTGAGCCGAACTTAACCGTGCTCTGGTCCACAAAGCTTCCGGAAAACTTTAAGCGCTTCTGCGCTAAGACCTCCATCGAGTCCTCTTCTATCCAGTATGAGAACGATGATCTGATGAGAGTGACCCATGGAGATGATTATGCCATTGCCTGCTGCGTATCTTCCATGAGGGTTGGTAAGGAAATGCAGCTCTTCGGCGCACGTGCCAATCTGGCAAAGTGCCTGTTATATGCCATTAACGGCGGCATTGATGAAGTTACCAAAAATCAGGTCGGCCCTAAATACCGTCCCATCACTTCTGAGTACCTGGATTATGAGGAGGTTATGGCTGCCTATAAGGATATGATGAGCTGGCTTGCAAGGGTTTATGTAAACACCCTGAACGTCATTCACTATATGCATGACAAATACAGCTATGAGCGCATTCAGATGGCTCTTCACGATAAAAAGGTAACCCGTTGGTTCGCAACCGGTATTGCCGGACTTTCCGTAGTGGCTGACTCTTTATCCGCTATCAAATATGCCAAGGTAAAGACGGTCCGGGATGAAAACGGAATCGTGGTTGACTACATCGTAGAAGGAGACTTCCCAAAATACGGCAATAACGATGACCGGGTAGACCAGATTGCAAACGACCTGGTTCACACCTTCATGAACTATATAAAAGGAAACCATACCTACCGGGGCGGTATTCCAACAACCTCTATCTTGACAATCACCTCCAATGTCGTATATGGTAAGAATACAGGAGCAACTCCTGACGGACGTAAGAAAGGCGAAGCCTTTGCACCTGGTGCCAATCCAATGCATCATAGAGATACCCACGGCGCCGTCGCTTCCCTTGCATCGGTTGCAAAGCTTCCGTTTAAAGATGCCCAGGATGGCATCTCCAATACCTTCTCCATCGTACCGGGAGCTCTTGGTAAGGAAGATCAGATTTTCACAGGAGATTTAGAGGTAGATTTAGAGCTGGCTCTTAATGAAGACCAGAAGTAA
- the grcA3 gene encoding autonomous glycyl radical cofactor GrcA3, with protein MTNISESQINNLVNLLDGYVEEGGHHLNVNVFTRDTLLDAQNHPENYPQLTVRVSGYAVNFIKLTKEQQDEVISRTFHNNM; from the coding sequence ATGACAAATATCAGCGAATCTCAAATCAATAACCTTGTTAATTTATTAGATGGCTATGTGGAAGAAGGCGGACATCACTTAAATGTCAATGTCTTCACCCGTGATACCCTGTTAGACGCCCAGAACCATCCGGAAAATTATCCCCAGCTTACAGTCCGGGTATCCGGTTATGCGGTGAATTTTATTAAGCTTACAAAGGAACAGCAGGATGAGGTGATTTCCCGTACGTTCCACAACAATATGTAA
- the pflA gene encoding pyruvate formate-lyase-activating protein: protein MTGYIHSIESFGTVDGPGVRMVIFLQGCPMRCQYCHNPDTWKMAGGTPMTTEELLKQFESSRNFYRGGGITATGGEPLMQLDFVTELFEAAAKKNIHTCLDTSGVTFHGNDPDYRKKIDRLLDSTDLIMLDVKHIDDTKHKTLTGHSNENILDFAQYLSDRDIPVWVRHVVVPQITDETPDLYRLGRFIGGLKNVKALDVLPYHDMGKVKYESLGMEYPLKDIPPMSKEGAVAAKKIILSGIRDVRTGIPDRYCSQN from the coding sequence ATGACAGGATATATACATTCCATTGAAAGCTTTGGTACCGTTGACGGGCCGGGCGTGCGCATGGTGATTTTTTTACAGGGCTGTCCCATGCGCTGCCAATACTGCCATAATCCGGACACCTGGAAAATGGCGGGCGGCACGCCGATGACAACAGAAGAACTATTAAAGCAGTTTGAATCGTCCCGGAATTTTTACCGGGGAGGAGGCATAACGGCCACCGGCGGGGAGCCCCTTATGCAGCTGGATTTTGTGACTGAGCTTTTTGAAGCCGCAGCAAAGAAAAACATCCATACCTGTCTGGATACCTCAGGTGTCACATTTCATGGGAATGATCCGGATTACAGGAAGAAAATAGACCGTCTTCTGGACTCTACCGATCTTATCATGCTGGACGTCAAGCACATTGATGACACAAAGCACAAAACACTTACAGGGCATTCCAATGAAAACATTCTGGATTTTGCCCAGTACTTAAGTGACCGGGATATCCCGGTGTGGGTCCGTCACGTGGTAGTACCCCAGATCACAGATGAAACCCCTGATTTATACAGGCTGGGGCGTTTTATCGGCGGACTTAAGAATGTGAAGGCCCTTGATGTCCTGCCTTATCATGACATGGGAAAGGTAAAATACGAGAGCCTGGGTATGGAATATCCTTTAAAGGATATTCCTCCCATGTCAAAAGAAGGAGCCGTTGCCGCCAAGAAGATCATCCTAAGCGGGATCAGGGATGTCCGCACAGGAATCCCTGATCGGTATTGCTCCCAAAATTAA
- a CDS encoding 4Fe-4S binding protein, which produces MARVISDACVSCGSCEGECPVSAISQGDSQFVIDADACIDCGACEGVCPTGAISEA; this is translated from the coding sequence ATGGCACGTGTTATTAGTGACGCTTGCGTTAGTTGCGGAAGTTGTGAAGGTGAGTGCCCAGTAAGCGCTATCAGCCAGGGTGATTCTCAGTTTGTTATTGATGCTGATGCTTGTATCGATTGTGGCGCTTGTGAAGGCGTCTGTCCTACAGGAGCTATTTCTGAAGCATAA
- a CDS encoding gamma-glutamyl-gamma-aminobutyrate hydrolase family protein, which yields MRKPLIGLTPAHDTESGDIKARPTYMRALKAAGAIPVVMPLNAPEEDLRQLSQDLDGFLFTGGPDVHPFLFGEETQAHCGNVSAARDQMEISLLPMIMELKKPVLGICRGIQVLNIALGGNIWQDIPSQVIREFPLAHSQPFHYDMPCHRVALREDTLLARISGSSSIKVNSMHHQAVRDLAPGLIASARSTDHLIEAIEMPGYPFFIGVQWHPEYLWEENEEAFRLFQTFVKACKE from the coding sequence ATGAGAAAACCACTGATCGGCCTGACCCCCGCCCACGATACCGAAAGCGGTGATATTAAGGCGCGCCCTACTTATATGCGGGCGTTAAAGGCTGCGGGAGCTATTCCAGTCGTAATGCCCCTTAATGCCCCGGAAGAGGATCTAAGACAGCTTTCACAGGATCTGGACGGGTTTCTGTTTACAGGCGGCCCCGATGTACATCCCTTTCTTTTTGGGGAAGAGACACAGGCTCACTGCGGCAATGTATCCGCAGCCAGGGACCAGATGGAGATATCCCTGCTTCCTATGATTATGGAGCTTAAAAAGCCGGTTCTTGGGATCTGCCGGGGAATTCAGGTTTTAAATATCGCTCTCGGAGGAAACATCTGGCAGGATATCCCCTCCCAGGTAATACGGGAATTTCCTCTGGCTCATTCCCAGCCATTTCATTACGATATGCCGTGCCATAGGGTTGCTTTAAGGGAGGACACTCTCCTTGCCCGGATATCAGGAAGTTCCTCCATAAAGGTCAACAGCATGCACCATCAGGCTGTCAGGGATCTTGCTCCCGGACTTATTGCTTCAGCCCGCTCGACCGATCATTTGATTGAAGCCATTGAAATGCCTGGTTATCCCTTTTTTATTGGGGTTCAATGGCATCCGGAATATCTATGGGAAGAGAATGAAGAAGCGTTTCGACTGTTTCAGACTTTTGTAAAGGCTTGTAAAGAATAA
- a CDS encoding helix-turn-helix domain-containing protein: MAEIHYLISDASRKVDVESHVLRYWEDELELKIPRNEMGHRYYTEAHIRLFKQIKDLKDKGYQLKAIKTALDKVVEEGRDPVIPDELLEGQVTQELKDSAISGTEDGADLEVQTSAQISIAQEKMEQFQEIMNHIIGRALEVNNEQLSQDVSCLVNDKVIKEMEYLMNLKEEKEEERFKQLDELMRSYQKDNKGRAEAAASRIPFFNKKKKFGRNGKKL, translated from the coding sequence ATGGCTGAGATACATTACTTAATATCGGATGCATCGAGGAAGGTCGATGTGGAGTCACATGTCCTTAGATACTGGGAGGACGAGCTGGAGTTAAAGATTCCCAGAAATGAGATGGGGCACCGGTATTACACTGAAGCACACATCCGTTTATTCAAGCAGATCAAGGACTTAAAGGACAAGGGGTATCAGTTAAAGGCCATTAAGACAGCGCTTGACAAGGTAGTTGAGGAGGGCAGGGACCCTGTCATACCAGATGAATTATTGGAGGGACAGGTGACTCAGGAATTAAAGGACAGTGCAATATCTGGTACGGAGGATGGGGCAGACCTGGAGGTACAAACATCAGCGCAGATTTCCATAGCCCAGGAAAAGATGGAACAGTTCCAGGAGATCATGAACCATATCATTGGACGGGCTTTAGAAGTAAATAATGAGCAGTTGAGCCAGGATGTCAGCTGCCTGGTTAATGACAAGGTCATCAAGGAAATGGAATATTTAATGAATTTAAAGGAAGAAAAGGAAGAAGAACGGTTCAAGCAGTTGGACGAGCTTATGCGTTCGTATCAAAAGGACAACAAAGGGCGTGCAGAAGCAGCCGCTTCCAGGATTCCATTTTTTAACAAGAAAAAGAAATTCGGACGTAATGGAAAAAAGTTATAA
- the dnaB gene encoding replicative DNA helicase — MDDALIKRVLPHSIEAEQSVIGSMLMDRDAIITASEIVTAGDFYQHQYGIMFEAMLELFNENLPVDLVTLQNRLKEKDVPPEVSSLEFVRDIITTVPTSANIKSYANIVRDKAVLRRLIKANEEIANTCYAGKEPLETIMAVTEKTIFDLLQNRNSGDFVPIRQVAMNVLEKIEEASKNQGTVTGIPTGFIDLDYKTSGLQPSDFILIAARPSMGKTAFVLNLVDHIAVKKGLPCMVFSLEMSKEQLVNRMLAMESNVDSQKLRTGTLSDTDWDAVVEGIGVIGNSKLIIDDTPGISIGELRSKCRKMKLEYGLSVVIIDYLQLMSGSGKGGENRQQEISEISRSLKALAREMNAPVIALSQLSRACETRPDHRPMLSDLRESGAIEQDADVVMFLYRDDYYNKDTDMPNIAEVIIAKQRNGPIGTINLVWRPEYTKFANMARQ, encoded by the coding sequence ATGGATGATGCCCTGATCAAACGGGTGCTGCCTCACAGCATAGAGGCAGAGCAATCCGTCATCGGTTCCATGCTGATGGACCGGGATGCAATCATCACGGCTTCCGAGATCGTTACAGCAGGAGATTTTTACCAGCACCAGTATGGCATCATGTTTGAGGCCATGCTGGAGCTTTTTAATGAGAATTTGCCGGTGGATCTGGTAACTCTTCAAAACCGTTTAAAGGAAAAGGATGTTCCTCCCGAAGTTTCAAGCCTGGAATTTGTAAGGGACATCATCACCACGGTTCCTACATCCGCCAATATAAAGTCCTATGCCAATATTGTCCGTGATAAGGCGGTTCTAAGACGGCTTATTAAGGCAAATGAAGAAATAGCCAACACCTGCTACGCAGGAAAAGAACCCTTGGAAACCATTATGGCTGTTACGGAAAAGACCATATTTGATCTGCTTCAGAACCGTAACTCCGGGGATTTCGTACCCATCCGCCAGGTTGCCATGAACGTTTTGGAAAAGATCGAGGAGGCTTCCAAGAACCAGGGAACCGTAACCGGAATCCCCACAGGCTTTATTGACCTGGATTATAAGACTTCCGGCCTTCAGCCTTCCGATTTCATCCTGATCGCCGCCCGCCCTTCCATGGGAAAGACGGCTTTTGTGCTGAACCTGGTAGACCATATTGCTGTAAAAAAGGGCCTGCCCTGTATGGTATTCAGCCTTGAGATGTCAAAGGAACAGCTGGTAAATCGTATGCTGGCCATGGAATCCAATGTAGATTCCCAGAAGCTTAGAACAGGAACCTTATCCGATACCGACTGGGATGCCGTAGTGGAGGGGATCGGAGTCATCGGCAATTCCAAGCTGATCATTGACGATACCCCGGGAATCTCCATTGGGGAACTGCGCTCCAAATGCCGTAAGATGAAGCTGGAATACGGTCTTAGCGTGGTCATCATCGACTACCTTCAGTTGATGAGCGGAAGCGGAAAAGGCGGCGAAAACCGCCAGCAGGAGATATCAGAAATCTCCAGATCCCTAAAAGCCCTGGCAAGAGAGATGAACGCTCCCGTAATTGCCTTATCCCAGCTAAGCCGGGCCTGCGAAACAAGACCAGACCACCGCCCCATGCTCTCCGACCTCCGAGAATCCGGAGCCATCGAGCAGGATGCGGACGTGGTTATGTTCTTATACCGTGATGATTATTATAATAAGGATACGGATATGCCTAATATTGCAGAGGTTATTATTGCAAAACAGAGAAACGGCCCTATTGGGACCATTAATCTGGTCTGGAGACCGGAATATACGAAGTTTGCAAACATGGCCCGGCAATGA
- the rplI gene encoding 50S ribosomal protein L9 produces MEVVLLEDVKALGKKGQIVKVNDGYARNFILPKKLGIEATAKNLNDLKLQKANEARIAAEQLEAAKELGTKLSEASVTLSIRAGEGGRAFGSVSGKEISAAIKSQLGYDIDKKKLVLPEPLKTFGSHEVPIKLHKDVTAKLNVKVVES; encoded by the coding sequence ATGGAAGTTGTATTATTAGAAGACGTAAAGGCATTAGGTAAGAAGGGACAGATCGTTAAGGTTAACGACGGATATGCAAGAAATTTCATTCTCCCTAAAAAACTGGGAATTGAGGCAACCGCTAAGAATTTAAATGATTTAAAGCTTCAGAAGGCCAATGAGGCAAGGATCGCAGCGGAACAGCTGGAGGCTGCAAAGGAGCTTGGAACCAAGCTTTCAGAAGCATCTGTTACCTTGTCCATACGGGCAGGAGAGGGCGGAAGAGCTTTTGGCTCCGTATCAGGAAAAGAAATTTCCGCTGCTATTAAGAGCCAGCTGGGATATGATATTGATAAAAAGAAGCTGGTCCTTCCCGAACCGCTTAAAACCTTTGGTTCTCATGAGGTTCCGATCAAGCTTCATAAAGATGTAACTGCAAAACTGAATGTTAAGGTAGTGGAAAGCTAG